A window of Marinobacter sp. es.042 genomic DNA:
AACCTGGCAGACCGGGGCTACCCGGTAACACTGATCGACGCCCATGGCCCGGGTGCAGCAGCCTCCGGCAACGCCCAGGGCGCCCTCTATGTAAAGCTGGGCGTAGAGTTCAACGACCAGACCGAGCTGGCGCTCACATCCCTCACGTTCGCGCAGCGTTTCTACCACAACTGGCGCGACCAGCACTGGCATCCGACCGGCCTGCTACAGCTGGCCCACAACCCCCAGGAAGCGGACCGGCAGCGGAGGTTTCTCCAAAGGAACGACTATCCCCGGAGTGTCTTTTACCCGGTGACCCGGGAACAGGCCAGCGCCCTGACAGGCGTACCCACGGAATCCGGCGGGCTCTGGTTCCCCGGCAGTGGCTGGCTCGAACCCGCTAACCTTTGCAAGGAATTGGCGAACCACCCTTTGATATCCACGCTGTTCCATAGCGAGGTACACAATCTTCGGGTTTCGGACGGAACATGGAACATTTCGACGGGCGACAGGAGATCGATCACCGCCGACCGGGTAGTCATCTGCTCGGGCCACCTCAGCCCGGAGCTTATCCCGACAAAGGGTCGTTTCCGGCTGAAAGCCATTCGTGGCCAGGTTAGCCACCTGCCAACCGCAGCTCTCAGAGGCCCAACGGCCGTTATCTGTGGGAAACGGTATCTCAACCCTGCGCTGGGCGAGTTTGCCGTAACCGGCGCAACCTTCGATCTACGCGACAACAACCCATCGCCCACCGTGGAAAGTCATAACGAGAACGTCGACGAACTCGGCTCGATGCTGCCTGCGGTGTTTTCCAATGAACGCGATGCGCTTCGCGGCGAGGAACTGAATGGCAGGGTTGCCTTCCGATGCACCACCCATGACTACCAGCCGGTGGCCGGAGCCGTTTTCGACGGCGAGAGCGGCTATCTCGATAGCCTTTACCTGCTTACTGGCCTTGGCAGCAAAGGACTGACCTACGCACCGCTCCTGGCCGAATATCTGGCCGACTTGCTTACCGGACAACCTCTTTGCCTTCCCGCGAACCTGGCCACACGCGTTGAAACCAGACGCCTATTCCAGGCAGATATGATGGTTTCGTAATAAACTCCAGCTGAAGTTTCCGGTCAGACTGCCGATAACGACTGAAAGGGTGACATAGTCAGGGAGAGAACCCATGTCCATTTACGTCAGCGAACCCGGCCGCCCGGTCGGAACGCGGCTACCGGAAACATTCCGGGCAAGGCCCGTGGGTGATGTTACAGAGCTGGCAGAAACCCAGAAGATCAATCCTGGCCGAAGTGAGGCAACGGACGCCGAGTTCCAGCAGGCAGCCAATGCCGGTCGCTACAAAGCACTGGAGGAATACGGCGCGGCGGCCGCTGGCGAGCGCCGGGAAGACCGCCCGTATCTGCCGGTATCCAGCATCTCGTCGCAAACCCTGTATTCCGTTCCGGCGTCTGCAACCATTTCTGAGGCTTTAACCGTCATGGACGAGCACCAGGTGCATCACCTTGTGATCATGTCGGAAAACAACGTTGCCGGCCTTGTCGATTTGCGTTGGCTCCTGGGCTGGCTTCACGAGAATGAAGCCGATGCCATGAGCCAGAGCCTGGTTCACATCGAGTTGCCCGCGTTCCTGACAGCCTCACCCGAAACCGATGCCCACCAGCTCGCCAGGCTCATGCTGGCCCACCAGCTCAACGCAGCCCTGGTGGTAGATGCAAAAGGCGCCGCCTCCGCAATTGTTACCAGCACGGACTACCTGCGACTTTACGCCAGCGCCGGCCGCCATCAGGGAACGGTGTAGTCCCAACGGCATCTAATTCAGAGGCGTCAACAGTTCTCCCTCTGGACTGAAGAGAAGCACATACCAGTTGTTGCCGACTCGGGTTAATGCCGGTACTTCGTCATCCCGGTAGTTTTCGAGGTCCAGTATTGCAGAGTCATCGGACGCAAGCTGGTAGCGCCAGTTGTTTCTGAATTCCGATTCTTCATCTTCCGTCTCCGGTTCTGGAACCAGCGATACCCGGGCAGCGATGCCCTGCTCCATTCCGGACACCACACCGCCGCTGGCGAAGTCGCCGTTGGTGGTACCAGCCACAACTATGTCGTCATCGAAAGCAGCCAACCCATGAAATGCCTCACTGGACTGGTCGTCTCCGTCATTCAGAGTGAAGGCCCGACTGATACTCCCAGCGGCTGAATATCCCAGCAGGAACCCGGCGGCACTGGAAAGTGCCTCCCTTTCCAGAACGGGCTCGTCCTCGTCCTGCTCCAGTACAGAATAGGATCCATCGCTGGCACCAATCAGCCAGAGCGTGCTGCCGGTATACAGTCCGTTGGAAACCGGTTCATCGCCAGTGGTGCCAACCTGTTTGACATCAAGTTCGCTGGTGGCACTGGAGGCGTTAAAGAAGAAGGCATCAATGCCGCCGATGACTGAAGCGCCTTCCACAGATCCCGCGGCCGAACCGAACAACCCGGGGTTCACAGATTCTGTGCTGCCGCCGGCAACGCGGTCATCGGCTGCTGAGCCGGCCTGACGGGTCCAGGCAACCGCAGGCTGCTGTGTATTGCCGTCCAGTTCGGTATCGATTCGCTGCAGGAAGCTGTCCCTGCCGCCAGATCCCTGCTGCTGATCAAACACACCTTCCGTTTCCCCGGCCAGGATGACATAGCCGGTGTCCCGGTTGATTCCGGCCCAGCGGACCTGATCATCAGCACCCGTTCCGGTCCGGATGGTCCAGGTGGGAACGTATTCGCCACCGTTGGTGGCGGAATCAAACCAGTAAAGCGATGTCACTGAATCCAGACCGCCCAGACCGGACGTTCCCGCCACCGACTGATCAGTGCTGTAGGCAACGACAAATTCGAACCGGTCCACCTTGGTCCCACCCTGGGTCACCTTCCGCTGCACCACGTTAATGACCGGATCCGGTGCGATCAGGCTGTCACTCGCAGAGGATATGTCAACCTGCTGCAACTGGTTGCCTCGTTGGTCAAAAATCCGCACCAGCACCCTGTCGTTATCCTGGGTGTCGTAGCCGGCAACGAACAGCCTGCCGTCATGGCCCATCGAGATGTCTGTGGCCATAAAGCCGTCGCCAGGGTTCAGAGCGAGCGGAGACGTCAGCTCGTTGAGGCTGACCCGGATCAGGTTTTCAGCCTCCGCCCTGGCATAATCCTCGCGACCGGTCTGGAAGTTCTCGTTGAGGCCCAGCAGGATAAACCGGTCGCTGAAGGCCGGGTTGGTATAGCCGGCCTCCGGTACCCGAATCCGGAAAGGCACTTCATCGGTCCCTTCAGAAAAAATCAGTTCGTCATTCTCAACCCAGTTTCCGTCTTCCAGTCGCTCGATAACGAACTCGGAGTCAAGACGTGCGGTGGAGTCTTCGGTGTGGCTGAGCTTCGCAAAAATATCCCGGTCTCTGTCTCCTGAGAGTCTCGCGACGTATTCGCGCACAGCACCCACGTTCAGCGTATCCCTGCCGCCACCGTTTACAGTTTCCAGCGACAGAACCGGCTCGTTGTCCTGAATGGACAAATTGGTAACGACACCACCGTTACCGCTGCCAAGACCGGCCAGACCGGATCGCACCTCTGTCAGGGCCAGGCGAAGGGATTCGACGGGCTCGGCAAAACTGTCCTCGACCACCTCCAATGGCAGATAGCACTCGGTAATACCCGGCTCAAGTGTGATCACGCCGCGCGTATAGAAGCCCTGTTCATCAAGCTCATAGTCGATATAGTCCAGCTCGCTTTCCCCCGTCTCATCGCGAGGCAATGAACTGTTGCTGCCCAACCCGACAATGTCCGTGCCGAGGATGGCATCCCCCGCATTGGAGGCACTGTGATCGCAGTTCTGGTGTGGAGGCGAGAATCCGACGTCGCAGCTGGATGCGTCATAGTCAGACAAAAGCTCAAAGGCTACCGCTACCCGGGTTACCGACGGTTGATCCAGGGTAACCTTGACGAAGACGCGGCGCGTCGGAAGTGTCAGCTCCCTGGTACCGGATACGGAGCCGTCATCGCTGTAGAGATTGATGGTAACGCTGTGCTCACCCTCGGTTTCAAGATTGGGCAAGGTACATTGTTCACGGTTACTGGCAGGGATTTCCGGGCTTTCACCTTCCGTAAACGGCTCTGCATCCAGAGACATGACATTGTATTTCACATCAATATCGAACGGCTGGGCGCCGGCCATGCGGCCGTCGGTTGTTACCAGATTGATGCCTTCGGTCTTGCCCAAATCCGCTTCTCCTCGACTACCGCCGGTGAGACCGGGGACACCGCGCATAATGATGCCCTGACGGGCCTTGTTACTGGTGTCCTCGAGCGCCAGCCAGGACGGCGCATTGGTCAGGGAATAGTCAAGGATATCTTCGCCACCGTAGGCCCCGAAGTTGTAGAAGTATTCAACACCGAGATAGGCGAACACCGGGGGTACGCCAAGGATTGTGGGCTGGTCGGGATCCTTTTCCGTCTTGCACGCAGCAAGCCCCAGTGAAAGCAGGGCCAGAACGGCAAGTTGGCGAACAGGATGAATGCGGGAGTGAAAATCGGCGCCCATGAAAAAATCCGTTTCAATCGTTGTTGTTATGGCAGCGACCGCCCGGATGAAACATGAACACCGGGCGGTTTACACACCGTTACAGAACAACGCCATGGTAGCCAATTTGATACACAGGGGATCTGCGCGAGTTCTCAGATTCGGTTAGCCCGCGCCCAGGCCGTGCTCTTCCAGCAACGCCACCAGCCCGGCTTCATCAAGAACAGGTACCTCTAACTGTTCAGCCTTGGCCAACTTGGAACCGGCGGCCTCGCCAGCTACAACGCAGGCCGTCTTTTTGGAAACGCTGCCGGCCACCTTGGCTCCGAGGGATTCCAGCTTCTCTTTGGCTTCGTCCCGTGTCATTCCGGCAAGCGTACCGGTCAGCACCCAGGTCTGGCCTTTCAGAGGCTTCTCTCCCTCACGGACTTCCTCTTCCTGCCACGTCACACCCGCTTCACGCAGGGCATCCAGGGTTTCGCGATTGTGGGTCTGCTCGAAAAAGCTACGGATATGGCCCGCAACGATCGGCCCGACATCCGGAACCGTCTGAAGGCTCTCTTCATCCGCTGCAGCAATGGCCTCCAGAGTTCCGAAGTGGCCCGCCAGGGCTTTAGCGGTGGCCTCCCCCACCTCCCGGATACCAAGGGCATACAGGAACCGCCAGAGCACGGGGTTTCTGGCCCGATCAATGGCAGCCACCAGATTGGCCGCCGACTTTTCTCCCATTCGCTCAAGCTTCACCAGGTCGTCGGTAGTCAGGCGATACAGATCGGCAACGGTTTCCACCATGCCCTGATCCACCATGATGTCTATCCACTTGTCTCCCAGGCCTTCAATATCGAGGGCTTTGCGGGAGGCGTAGTGGCGAATGGCTTCCTTTCGCTGCGCGGGGCAGAACAGGCCGCCGGAGCAGCGGGCAACGGCTTCGCCTTCGATCTGGATAACATCCGAATCACACACCGGGCACTGTCGGGGCAATTCTACTTCCCGGGCGCCTGAGGGGCGTTTTTCGGCCACCACTTTGACGACCTGTGGTATCACATCACCGGCGCGGCGAATGAAAACGGTATCGCCGATATGGACATCCAGGCGGCGAATTTCGTCCATGTTATGGAGGGTGGCGTTGCTTACCGTCACACCGCCCACAAACACGGGTTTTAACCTGGCAACCGGGGTAACCGCGCCAGTACGACCGACCTGGAATTCCACGTCCTCGATAACCGTGAGTTCCTCCTGAGCCGGAAACTTCTGGGCAATCGCCCAACGAGGGGCCCGGGATACAAAACCAAGGGCCTTTTGCTGATCAAGCCGGTTCACCTTGAAGACGATACCGTCGATTTCGTAGGGGAGACCGTCCCGTTTGCCCATCAGCTCGCTGTAGGCTTCGAGGCATTCCTCCGCGCCCCTGGCCTTGCTCATCTCGGGATTAATACGGAAACCCCAGCTCTGGACTCTCTTGAGCCCCTCCCACTGGGTATCCGGCAAGAGGCTTTCGTCGGTTACCGCAACGCTGTAGGCACACATTTCGAGAGGGCGCCTGGCCGTTACCGTCGACTTTTTCTGCCGGAGGCTGCCGGCCGCCGCATTACGTGGATTAACGAAGGTCTTCTCGCCACGCTCCGCCAGGCGCCGATTAAGCTGCTCGAAACCGTCCTTTGGCATGTAGACTTCGCCGCGGACCTCCACCAGATCGGGCACGTCGTCGCCACGGAGCTTGAGCGGCACCGAGGGAATGGTTCGGATATTGGCGGTTATGTCCTCCCCGGAATAGCCATCCCCCCGGGTGGCGGCGGTAGTCAGGGCGCCATTCTCGTAGTGCAGGCTCACCGCCAGCCCGTCCAGCTTCGGTTCACAGACATACTCCACGTCCTCAGTGATACCGAGCCGATCTTTTACCCGCCGGTCAAAGTCACGAAGTTCGTCCTCGCTGAAAGCATTGTCCAGCGACAGCATGGGCAGCCTGTGCACTACCTCCTCAAAGCTGGTTTCCGCGGCGCTGCCAACCCGCCGCGTGGGCGACGTGTCCGAAGCCAACTCCGGATAATCGGTTTCCAGGGCCTGCAATTCCCGGAACAGCCGGTCGTATTCCGCATCTGGAACACGCGGGTCATCCAGCACGTAATAGCGGTAGTTATGGTCATCAATCGCCGAACGGAGTTCTTCAACATGCTGAATGATGTCGGGCGTGGCTTTGCTCATGGACTGGCACTCTCGTCTCTCAAAAAAATGCCCGGAACAAACCGGGCATCTGGCCGTCTTTTACCGCCTGGTTTCAGACTCGCTGGGAACGTTGCTTGCGCTCGAACTCCCGAATCCTCTGACGGCAGTGCTCGATTGTTTGAGGGGTCATCACACTCCGGCGCTCATCCTTCAGCTCGCCACCAAGGTTACGAACCACGGCCTGGGCTGTCTCAAGCATGAAGTCAAACGCCTGCAGCGCATTGGTGGGCCCGGGCATACTCATGAAAAAACTGATACCGGGCGTGGCCAGGGTCGGCATATCGCCCGGCTTGAACGTGCCGGGTTCCACGGCATTGGCAACACTGAACTGGACCGGGCTGGTGGTATCGGACTCCTCGTGTCGATGATAAATGTCCATGTCACCATGCTCTAGACCACAGGCTTCGAACAACTTCTTCAGGGCAACCCCCTTGAAATCTTCACCGCTCTTGGCAAGAACATTGATCACAATCACTTCCCGGGCCTCAGGGCGATTCGCACCTGCCAGCGGCTGACCACTGACCGCTCGGGAAGGTTCACGCCGTGCCGTATCTTCCTCTACTTCGGTTGTCACCGTAGGCGGGACTGCTTCCACCTCATCTTCGATGGCCCCCCAACCTGATTCGAGCTCGCTTTCTTCAGGCTCATGACTGGACAACCCGAAATCGGGATCCGACTCAACAGGTTCATCATGATACCCGGCAGCCGGTTCGCTTTCCGGCCCCGGATGCAGATCCGGTTCTGGTGACTCCCGATGCTCTTCCCTGGCAGCAGCTGTTACCGGGCGGGTCGGTTTGGGTTTCGGAGAACCAAATCGGCTGGGCTTTTCACGCTTTACATAGCCACGCTCTTCAAGTGTGTCGCGGGAGATGGTTCGTGCGCCGCCGTTCGGCAACTCCGGGTTGTACTCGTCATCGAGTGGCGAATCCTCGAGCTCATCGGCGCCCATGCCCGATGAGATTGCCATGGATTCCTTCCGGGCACGCCGCATGCGGCGCACGCCATCAATGACAATGCCGATAATAACCAGGGTACCGATGGCAATTAACCATTCCCTAAGTGACATAGTGCTGCTGTCCTGTTTGCAGATCCCGTAACGTTGCTACTCTAAGAAAAGCCCGTAATGAATACAACGCACACCCGGGCCAGATGGCGTTATTGTCATGGTCGCCTGAATTCTGAACAGCCTCAAGCCTCTGCGAGAGCCGCTGCCTCGTCGACATCGACCGACACCAGGCGCGAACACCCCGGTTCATGCATGGTTACGCCCATCAACTGATCCGCCATCTCCATGGCAATCTTGTTGTGGGTAATGTAGATGAACTGAACCTGCTTGGACATTTCCTTGACCATGTTGGCATAGCGACCCACGTTGGCATCATCCAGCGGCGCATCCACCTCGTCCAGCATACAGAAGGGTGCCGGGTTGAGCTGGAAAATCGAAAACACCAGTGCGATTGCCGTGAGGGCCTTTTCGCCGCCTGACAGCAGGTGAATGGTGCTGTTCTTCTTGCCCGGCGGCCGCGCCATGATTGCAACGCCGGTTTCCAGAAGATCTTCACCGGTAAGCTCCAGGTAGGCGTTCCCGCCCCCGAACACTTTGGGAAACAGAGCCTGCAGACCACCGTTCACCTGGTCAAAGGTTTCCTTGAAACGCTGCCGGGTTTCCCGGTCTATTTTCCGTATGGCGTTGTCCAGTGTTTCCAGGGCTTCCATCAGGTCTTCATGCTGGGAATCCAGGTAGGTCTTGCGCTCACTCTGAACCTGATATTCCTCGATGGCCGCCAGGTTAATCGCGCCCAGGCGCTGAATTCGGTTGCCGATTCGCTCCAGTTCGTCTGCCCAGTCTTTTTCATTCGCACCCTCGGACAACTGGGCGAGGATATCCTGAAGCTTTACGTCCAGCTCCTTGAGCTGATCGACATGGTTCCCGGAACGGATTTCCAGGGCCTGGGACTCCATTTTCAGTTTTTCGAGTCGGGACCGGACTTCCTGAATGCGATGATCGGTTCCGCTTCTGCCCTGTTCCTTTTCCCGCACTTCCCGATCAATCTCTTCCAGCGCGTCGCGAGCAGCGCCCAGCTTTTCCTCTTCCGCCAATCGCCGGTCCAGCAGCCCTTCGAGCTGCATCTGCAGGTCTTCGATGGGCTCTTCGGCGCTTTCCCGGGACTCCCTCAGAATCTCCAGGCGCTCGTCGATACGCTCTTTCTGCAACTGCATCCGATCAATCGTCTGCCTTAGGCCGTCACGTTGACTGTGCAGGGTCTGCAGCTGAAGCTGCAGCTGATGCGCGTGGTCACGGTCGTGCCGGGCCTCCTGGCGAAGCCGGTCCAGGCTTTCGCGCAAGGTATCGCGCTGCTCCAGCAACCGCTCTTTCTCTTCATCGCTGTCTTCGGTGGAAGCCAGCGCCAGTTGCCAGTCTTCCCGGGCATCCTGAAGACTCTCTTTCTGGCCCTCGAGGTTTTCGGACACGTCCTGGATATCATCCCGGATTCGCTGCAGGCGGGCATCAATCTGCTCGGCACGTGCTCGCAGGCCGCTGACCCTGGACGCCAAGGCGCTCAGTTCACGGTCTGCTTCGCTAAGACGGGTCTGGGCCTCATCCCGGGCTGCTTCCGAGCGTTCTGCCCGCTCCTGAAGCTCTTCCAGACGTTCGGTAGCCGCCTGCAGCGCCTCCTCCGCCTCGGCCAGTTGCGCCGTCAGTTCGGTCACTTTCTTCTGCCGCTCAATCACCCCGACCTGGCCGGCGTCAGAGTCCGGCATCAGGACCCACTCCCGGGATATCCAGACTCCCTGGGGTGTCATCAGGCTTTGACCGTCCCGAAGCCCCGATCGCATACCCATGGCGTCGGAGACGGTTTCTACGGTATCGATGCCGCGAAGCAGCGAGGCAATTCCCGGCACGCCGGATACCTTCGCCGCCAACCCGGAACGCTCACTGCCGTCTGTGGCTTCTGCCTCCACCAGCGCCAATCCCTTTGGCGCTTCTTTCATGGCGGATGAGAGCTGACCAATATCGGGAAGGCAGAGGCCCTGGGTAAAACGCCCGATAACCTGTTCGACAGCAAACTCCCAGCCATCGGTAATCTGAAGCTGACTGGCCACCCGGGGCATATCGCTGAGGGCGTTCTGTGACAGCCAGGATTGCAGAACAT
This region includes:
- the mnmC gene encoding bifunctional tRNA (5-methylaminomethyl-2-thiouridine)(34)-methyltransferase MnmD/FAD-dependent 5-carboxymethylaminomethyl-2-thiouridine(34) oxidoreductase MnmC encodes the protein MDRAPLPPGIEPAELAWHDGVPESIRFGDVYFSRDNGLEETRYVFLQHNQLPDRFAQIPEGGDFVIAENGFGTGLNFLAAWQAWQRRAPAHSATLHFVSVERFPLTQKDLARALAQWPELTALADELLLHYPPLVRGVHRLVLAGGQVRLTLFFGDITDAWQSLDFQADAWFLDGFAPSRNPDMWLENIINKIRAHSRPGTTLATFTSVGRIRRALMEAGFRMEKTAGYGRKRDMLKGVLVSENPVPIKTAPTEQQESIAIIGAGIAGCALARNLADRGYPVTLIDAHGPGAAASGNAQGALYVKLGVEFNDQTELALTSLTFAQRFYHNWRDQHWHPTGLLQLAHNPQEADRQRRFLQRNDYPRSVFYPVTREQASALTGVPTESGGLWFPGSGWLEPANLCKELANHPLISTLFHSEVHNLRVSDGTWNISTGDRRSITADRVVICSGHLSPELIPTKGRFRLKAIRGQVSHLPTAALRGPTAVICGKRYLNPALGEFAVTGATFDLRDNNPSPTVESHNENVDELGSMLPAVFSNERDALRGEELNGRVAFRCTTHDYQPVAGAVFDGESGYLDSLYLLTGLGSKGLTYAPLLAEYLADLLTGQPLCLPANLATRVETRRLFQADMMVS
- a CDS encoding CBS domain-containing protein, producing the protein MSIYVSEPGRPVGTRLPETFRARPVGDVTELAETQKINPGRSEATDAEFQQAANAGRYKALEEYGAAAAGERREDRPYLPVSSISSQTLYSVPASATISEALTVMDEHQVHHLVIMSENNVAGLVDLRWLLGWLHENEADAMSQSLVHIELPAFLTASPETDAHQLARLMLAHQLNAALVVDAKGAASAIVTSTDYLRLYASAGRHQGTV
- the ligA gene encoding NAD-dependent DNA ligase LigA: MSKATPDIIQHVEELRSAIDDHNYRYYVLDDPRVPDAEYDRLFRELQALETDYPELASDTSPTRRVGSAAETSFEEVVHRLPMLSLDNAFSEDELRDFDRRVKDRLGITEDVEYVCEPKLDGLAVSLHYENGALTTAATRGDGYSGEDITANIRTIPSVPLKLRGDDVPDLVEVRGEVYMPKDGFEQLNRRLAERGEKTFVNPRNAAAGSLRQKKSTVTARRPLEMCAYSVAVTDESLLPDTQWEGLKRVQSWGFRINPEMSKARGAEECLEAYSELMGKRDGLPYEIDGIVFKVNRLDQQKALGFVSRAPRWAIAQKFPAQEELTVIEDVEFQVGRTGAVTPVARLKPVFVGGVTVSNATLHNMDEIRRLDVHIGDTVFIRRAGDVIPQVVKVVAEKRPSGAREVELPRQCPVCDSDVIQIEGEAVARCSGGLFCPAQRKEAIRHYASRKALDIEGLGDKWIDIMVDQGMVETVADLYRLTTDDLVKLERMGEKSAANLVAAIDRARNPVLWRFLYALGIREVGEATAKALAGHFGTLEAIAAADEESLQTVPDVGPIVAGHIRSFFEQTHNRETLDALREAGVTWQEEEVREGEKPLKGQTWVLTGTLAGMTRDEAKEKLESLGAKVAGSVSKKTACVVAGEAAGSKLAKAEQLEVPVLDEAGLVALLEEHGLGAG
- the zipA gene encoding cell division protein ZipA → MSLREWLIAIGTLVIIGIVIDGVRRMRRARKESMAISSGMGADELEDSPLDDEYNPELPNGGARTISRDTLEERGYVKREKPSRFGSPKPKPTRPVTAAAREEHRESPEPDLHPGPESEPAAGYHDEPVESDPDFGLSSHEPEESELESGWGAIEDEVEAVPPTVTTEVEEDTARREPSRAVSGQPLAGANRPEAREVIVINVLAKSGEDFKGVALKKLFEACGLEHGDMDIYHRHEESDTTSPVQFSVANAVEPGTFKPGDMPTLATPGISFFMSMPGPTNALQAFDFMLETAQAVVRNLGGELKDERRSVMTPQTIEHCRQRIREFERKQRSQRV
- the smc gene encoding chromosome segregation protein SMC, yielding MRLKSIKLSGFKSFVDPTTVPFPSNMTAVVGPNGCGKSNIIDAVRWVMGESSAKYLRGESMTDVIFNGSSARKPVGQASIELVFDNSDGSAPGEFVKFNEISVRRRVSREGQSEYFLNSSKCRRRDITDLFLGTGLGPRSYAIIEQGMISRLIEAKPEELRIYIEEAAGISKYKERRRETENRIRRTQENLERLTDLREELGRQLQHLERQAAAAEKYKAYKQEERQKKAELTVLRWQSLDNDLQAWRGKIRDTELELEKYLTERVSLETSLESLRDNHQERTEHFNRAQARYYEAGADIARIEQSLEHQRERSRQMAAELDQAMANQRELARELEQDEDKLAGIQEELDMIEPEQEALAIRSEESGEKLQQAEDAMSDWQHQWEDFSARSSDARRQAELAQSRIRSLEDAIEQLLARQRKLQDEQELLEGQMDRAELEELLEQQETLELKREEAAERIASVQDELYEARQQQRDAEQALSEERQRVQSLRASLESQQSLLDEQMGAGDDVLQSWLSQNALSDMPRVASQLQITDGWEFAVEQVIGRFTQGLCLPDIGQLSSAMKEAPKGLALVEAEATDGSERSGLAAKVSGVPGIASLLRGIDTVETVSDAMGMRSGLRDGQSLMTPQGVWISREWVLMPDSDAGQVGVIERQKKVTELTAQLAEAEEALQAATERLEELQERAERSEAARDEAQTRLSEADRELSALASRVSGLRARAEQIDARLQRIRDDIQDVSENLEGQKESLQDAREDWQLALASTEDSDEEKERLLEQRDTLRESLDRLRQEARHDRDHAHQLQLQLQTLHSQRDGLRQTIDRMQLQKERIDERLEILRESRESAEEPIEDLQMQLEGLLDRRLAEEEKLGAARDALEEIDREVREKEQGRSGTDHRIQEVRSRLEKLKMESQALEIRSGNHVDQLKELDVKLQDILAQLSEGANEKDWADELERIGNRIQRLGAINLAAIEEYQVQSERKTYLDSQHEDLMEALETLDNAIRKIDRETRQRFKETFDQVNGGLQALFPKVFGGGNAYLELTGEDLLETGVAIMARPPGKKNSTIHLLSGGEKALTAIALVFSIFQLNPAPFCMLDEVDAPLDDANVGRYANMVKEMSKQVQFIYITHNKIAMEMADQLMGVTMHEPGCSRLVSVDVDEAAALAEA